The nucleotide window CAGGAAACGCAGCGGAAGACGATTGAAATTACTTCGGCGAACGCGAATATTGCCAAGCAGGAACGGGAAGTCCTGTTAAAAGAAAAAGAAGCCGAGGTCAAAGAAAAGGCCTTGGACGCGCAGATCCGCAAGCAGGCAGAAGCGGAAAAATATGCTCAGCAGCAGCGTTCGGATGCTCAGCTGTACGCCCGGCAGAAAGAAGCGGAAGCCCGCAAATTTGAAATTCAGCAGGAAGCTGAGGCCCAGAAAGCCAAGGCGGATGCCGAACGGTACACGAAGGAACGCGAGGCTCAGGGAATTCAGATGGTCGGTGAAGCCGAAGCGGAAGCCGCCCGGGCCAAAGGCATTGCCGAGGCTGAAGCGATGGAAAAGAAAGCGCTGGCTTATCAGAAATACAACAATGCTGCGATGGCAGAAATGCTGATCCAGATTCTGCCGGAGGTTGCCGGCAAGATCGCCGAACCGTTAAGCCAGATCGATAAGATTACGATTATTGGCGGCGAGGGCAGCGGACTTGATGGCGTATCGCAGAACGTACCGGCGGTCATGGCCAAATTATTTGAGTCCATGAAGGAAACCACCGGCATTGATCTGAAAGAGATTGTTCGTGCAGGCTCCTATGACGCCAAGGTGAACCGCAATCTGAACGTATCCGGTCTGACCCTGACGCAGCCCTCGGCAGCCGCCGAAGCCGAGCAGGAAATCACAAATGCACAAAAATCACAAGCGGAAGACGAACCGGTCGCTGACTGACCGGTTTTCCTTTGCTTAAAGAACCTGTTTTCAAAGTAAGCTTGTTTTTATGCGTCAGAATGTCGAAGATTGAAAAAATTGATATCCAGATTGCGTTCAGCTTCGTTTTTCCGGCCTTTTTCAAAATTTGCCAATCTTCAATTTATCGCTTTGTTATGCGGTTTTTGTTGTAATTTAAGGATAATGCGTCTATAATAAAGCACTGTGTAAAGGAATGGTACTTTTATGGCATATCAGAAGATTATTAACATCGCGGTCATTGCCCATGTCGATGCCGGTAAGTCGACGTTGGTGGATGCGTTTTTAAATCAGAGTCACGTTTTCCGGGATAACGAGGAAACGGTTGACTGCGTTATGGACAGCAACGATCTGGAACGGGAAAGAGGAATTACGATTTATTCCAAAAACTGTTCTGTGACGTACAAGGATTACAAGATTAATATTGTCGATACTCCGGGTCATGCGGATTTCTCTTCCGAGGTTGAGCGGATTATCAAAACGGTGGATACCGTTATTCTGTTGGTAGACTCCAGCGAAGGACCGATGCCGCAGACGCGCTTTGTGCTGCAGAAAAGTCTGGAATGCGGCCTGCGTCCGATTCTTTTGATCAACAAGATTGACAAGAAGGATGAACGTGCCGATCAGGTCATCGATGAGGTTTACGATTTATTCCTCGATTTGAATGCGACGGATGAACAGCTGGATTTCCCGATTCTTTACGGGATTGCCCGGCAGGGGATTGTCCGCTATCAGCCGGCGGATGAAAATGAAGATATTACGCCGCTGTTTGAAACTATTTTGAAGCATTGCGAAGCTTATCCGGATTTAACCGAGGAGCCGGTGCAGATGCAGGTTTCCGCGCTGGCCTATGACGACTACATCGGCCGTTTGGGCATAGGCCGGGTTTACGAAGGCACTTTAAAAGAAGGCAGCACGGTTATTCTGTGCAACGATGAAGGCCGGCAGGAACGCCGTAAAATCAATCAGGTATTCGTCTATAAGGGCCTGAGCCGGATCGCGGTCCCGGAAGCCCAGTGCGGAGAAATCGTCATGATTTCCGGTGTAGCGGATATTTCCATCGGGGATACGCTGTGTGATCCCGAAAATATTCGTCCGCTGCCGATGATCCGGATTGAAGAGCCGACATTGTCGATGAACTTCATGGTCAACACTTCACCTTTTGCAGGGCAGTCCGGCAAATATGTCACTTCCCGCAACATCCGTGAGCGGCTGGAAAAAGAACTGGAAGTCAATGTTGGGCTGAAGGTGGAAGAAACGGATACGACTGACTGCTTCAAAGTTTCCGGACGTGGTGAGCTGCATCTGTCAGTTCTGTTAGAAAATATGCGTCGGGAAGGGTATGAGGTTGCGGTCTCCAAGCCGGAAGTCATCATGCACAAAGTGGACGGTGCTCTGTATGAGCCGGTTGAAGAAGTGGTCTGCAGTGTTCCGAATGAATATTCGGGAACAGTCATTTCCAAGCTGAATCTGCGCAAAGGCATCATGGTCGATATTCAGGATGAGGGCAGCTACACCCGGATTCTGTATACTGTTCCAACGCGGGGCTTGTTAGGCTATCGTTCTGAGTTCATCAACGATACGCGCGGTGAAGGCACGATGGTTCGCCGTCTGGCTGGCTATGAAGCTTACAAAGGCGATATCCCGCAGCGGGCAAACGGCGCGCTGATCTCTACGGAAACAGGCAAGGCGATGACGTATGCCTTATGGAATATCCAGGAACGCGGCCAGCTGTTTGTTTCTCCGCAGACGGAGGTCTACGAAGGGATGATTATCGGCATGTCGGCACGGAACATGGATATGGACGTCAATCCGTTAAAAAACAAGAAGATGACGGCCGTGCGTTCCACCGGCAACGATGAAGCGATGAAGCTGGTTCCGCCGAAGATCATGTCACTGGAAGAAGCGTTGGAATTCATCAATGATGATGAACTGGTCGAATTGACGCCGACGGATATTCGAATCCGTAAAAAATATCTTACGGCATTGGAACGTCGTCAGCATATGCGTGAGCTGAACAAAGCTGCCGCTGAGCTGGAAGAAGAATAAAACCTTAAACATCCGTGAAACCGCGGATGTTTTTCTTATTTCAGACATCCAAGTTCCGTTTTAGGGCAGATTGCTTTCCAGCGTCAAGCTCGGTATAATGGAATTACTTTGATGAGGGATCGCAGGACGCGCATGAGCGGAAGGCGATCCGGATGAATGGGGGAAAATGAGAATGAGATCAACAGAAGTTCAGACACATGTCGGACCATATGCTTACACGGTCTTTTACGACTTGGGAAACGCCGAGATGCTTGCTCAAATGAAACGTAATTACATAGAGCTTTTTACAACGACGGGCATTTCTCTGATTGCTGGGGGTTGTTTATTTTTGTTTGATTGGAATGGGAATGAAAAAGTTCTTTTGAGCTGTTTATATGGGATTGTGGGTCTGTTTTATATTCTGCGGGCTTTATCCATTCCAAGAATATTTAAAAAGGGCAGAGGTCTGCAGCTGAATGCTGACATCGAAAGCAATCGGCGGTTAAAAGCCGGATATACGTTATCGTATACCTTTCATGATGAGGATTTTGAGGTTCGCTCAGAACAGGGGTGGGAAAGC belongs to Holdemania massiliensis and includes:
- the typA gene encoding translational GTPase TypA, with the protein product MAYQKIINIAVIAHVDAGKSTLVDAFLNQSHVFRDNEETVDCVMDSNDLERERGITIYSKNCSVTYKDYKINIVDTPGHADFSSEVERIIKTVDTVILLVDSSEGPMPQTRFVLQKSLECGLRPILLINKIDKKDERADQVIDEVYDLFLDLNATDEQLDFPILYGIARQGIVRYQPADENEDITPLFETILKHCEAYPDLTEEPVQMQVSALAYDDYIGRLGIGRVYEGTLKEGSTVILCNDEGRQERRKINQVFVYKGLSRIAVPEAQCGEIVMISGVADISIGDTLCDPENIRPLPMIRIEEPTLSMNFMVNTSPFAGQSGKYVTSRNIRERLEKELEVNVGLKVEETDTTDCFKVSGRGELHLSVLLENMRREGYEVAVSKPEVIMHKVDGALYEPVEEVVCSVPNEYSGTVISKLNLRKGIMVDIQDEGSYTRILYTVPTRGLLGYRSEFINDTRGEGTMVRRLAGYEAYKGDIPQRANGALISTETGKAMTYALWNIQERGQLFVSPQTEVYEGMIIGMSARNMDMDVNPLKNKKMTAVRSTGNDEAMKLVPPKIMSLEEALEFINDDELVELTPTDIRIRKKYLTALERRQHMRELNKAAAELEEE